In the genome of Podospora pseudocomata strain CBS 415.72m chromosome 7, whole genome shotgun sequence, the window AtgataatacccatcatgaacccagtctcgtcgaagttgtagacatcgtaGCAAtcgattggccatatcttccacataCGCAAGCCGGGGATGAAATACGCGTGTAcataacgtacattatcagtgaGTGAGGCATATCAGTAAGTGAGGCACCTTCTACTACTCTATtacaactatcctcaattgctagaccacaacactaggaaccgactataattacatcagaagcAGCTGAATCTGaggcttcttcagcctcctggcaagtgcgcgcattatggccaggcttgccgcacacaccacagcaccgaaccttcgtacggaccccccctgcaccactaccatcctgctgcgtttcttgcactccctccgCACCCACAGCCTTTTGGTCCAGTAGATCATGTGCATCCTGTATAgcaagtgatcctccgagccgtaCACGTGTTTTattagctctccggcgcttacttagtgcctcattggccttgcggagcgAAGCGTTCTCCGACTGAAGGAgggccacctggtgcatcacagccatcgtacccttagtaagctggtctacaGCAGCTAACatcgaagtcggggagctattttgatggttggtaaTACGAGTCTTaatgagcgttgactgtgagttggcttctcgggggttgggtggtgtctggaatacccaaggttgtggagtACCGGGCCGTGAGGACGGGGGTATTGGCGTACAaagctttacatccagcttggaaagcaccctctctgaatcgtacggcacaaggccctctggtagtcgtatctatgTGTATAACGCGTctggagctctggctggcgtttgacgaagttgtgagcccagagcttgccagcaggaggcgcacCGCGTTCGTTGAGCAAAtagttggccatatcttccacactactcagtcttggtggaaagtatcgcgtacatagctcaataatatatcggacaatagcttcctcttccgattgagtcagctttttcgaattgggtgttgtaTCGCGTCGTACAGGCCGGCTGGCGCGGCGGTGTCTAAGCGTGCTGCGATCGACATTATATatcttagctgcagctgataCACTTAGACTTTTAttattttgaagagcttcaagggcgaAGATTTTATGGGATTCTTCTGAAGCACATGTCATTTTACATTGTTGAGAAAATTAGGTTTGAGGCTGAGGTTACGCGTCGCATAaaaaagtggtcgctcgcttatattggttGCTAGCTTATAACGTACGTTATTACTTTATAAATAAGATAATTATGAGCTTAATTCATGCATATTCATTTTTCTAACGCTTCGGGCTTTATTATTAATTCAATTTTTATATTTTACTTTAAGCTTTAAGATTAATCTTTATACCGTTCTAATAATGATTCTTTACTATTCGGGTATAAATAGGTTTTTATTCCTTAGAGTATTTTTCGTTATAAAATATATTAAAGAGTTTTTATTCGATTAGAGGGCTAATAATTTTTGTAGTGGGAAAGCCTCGTATATTTAGCTTAAAAATAACCCTTTATCTTAAAAGATTGTTTTGAAAGTATTATTTTTAATAGTTTAAATATTAATCTTCGTTCAAACTTTTGATTCCGTATTAATTATAAGGAACTCAGCGATAGTATAAAAGTCAGGAAACTATATTTTATATTAGTCGCGGCCTTACTTAATTACTTTTTTCATTTTCTTAATATTTACTCCTTAATACTTACGTTAACCTTTTTATCAACATTTAATTGTaactccttctccctgaAATTAAAGGGGCTCAATGGTTTTTTCCATATTACGTTCGCTATGGAATTTTTATAGAAATACAACTGATTATAAAGTCGACAGGTCTAATCTATTTTAATTATCCTATTATTAAAGTACCGGAAATATTATTTATTACCCCCTGGACTTAGTACATCTATTCCTTGAATCTATTGTTACCGTAAAGTATACCTTATAAGATACTTTCCAAATTTCTTTAAATATGTAATAATCCTTTTAATTCTCCTGAAATAATATTATACCTTTTTTTAAATAGACTTTTGATACTAGTTTGGAATTGTTAACGGTCCCACTTGTATTAAAATCTTTTTGTTTAATTATTGCACTTTACTTGGTTAAATTTGTATTAAAAGTAATAAGAATCTTACCAAAACAATTATTTTGAAATAAAAATAGAACTTAATATCGGACTGTTATAATTAAGAAAGTAAACTACTTCATTATACTTTATTAAACTTCTATTTAGTGTTATCCCATATCTTTCCTTATTACAAAATATAGCGGGGTTACAATTCATTTAAAGACAGATACATATCGCCGATAGTAATTAGTAATCCTTAGGATAGTATATATACGTTTACAACTATAGTAAATTCCTTGTTCCTTCATTTTTATAACTTGTATTCAATCAGGGAGGCGTCCGTCCGGTATATCAAAATAGTAAAAGCTAATGGTTTTCCGTTTATATTAAAAGCATTTTATAGTTATAAATATAGTTTCTTCAAACTTGTAGTTAAGTATTCATTAACTACTTTTGGACCTACTTCTTGACTCCTaacctctttttctttattATTATAATGTTACATTAGCCGTTTTACTATAATATTATTTAAGtataacgtgcgtgataagcgagtgaaaCAGATAAGCGAGTGGAACACGCCCTACGGCATTGCGCACcttccatcttcaaccacaaATTTGTCCACGTTTAATAATTGAACAACCTTCGTACGAAAGCAGGCTTTTGTTGCCGTAGCAGCTCTCAAAAACGATAATAATCTTGGCTttcgagctgcagcaaagatcTACGGTGTTGATCCTGCAACACTAATGCGTCGACGCGATGGCAAACCTGCACGACAcgatattccagccaatTCGCGCAAGCTTACGGATCTAGAGGAAAAAGcgattgttcaatatataaTTGAGCTATCCACACGCTCATTTGATCCCCGGCTTTCGtatgtggaagatatggccaatcgaTTGCTTGCCGAACGCGATGCGGGACGCGTCGGCGCGCTCTGGGCGCACAACTTTGTTAAACGGCAACCAGAACTCactacgcgttttaatcggaaGTACGACTACCAAAGGGCCCTATACGAAGATCCAGAGGTTATTGGCGGCTGGTTTACACTTGTACGGAACACAATTGCGAAGTATGGTATTCTGGAGGTggatatctacaactttgatgagacggggtttatgatgggtcataaaacgccaaacaacccaactgAAACCTCTTCACAATCTAATCTCATCAAGTCTCGGATTGCACAGCATCAGAATAGCTCTCCAACTGAGATTTTAAAGGCAGTTGACGTCTTTGCAAAAGGAACGTCCAGGATAATGCATCAGTTAGCATTATTGAAGGTAGAGAACCAGAGTCTCCGAGCAGCAAATGaagcactaagcaagcgccgaagggccaaaaagcaacgtgttgggcaaggaggatcACTCTCTGTACAAGATGCACAGGATTTGCAGGGTcagagagatgttgaggcgcAGATAATGGAGGAAacgcaggtaggtagtggtcggaagccgaggaccgAGACGCGTGCGCGACGTTGTGGCAACTGCGGCGAGCCTGgtcataatgcgcgcacatGTCAGATAGTTGTAGAAACGTCCGAGGAAGATAATTCCAAGTAATTTTAATTATTTTGAgctgttttggtggaatAGTTCTTGTATTTGCAGTGTGGGTGCAGGGAGTGTGGCGCTTTCACTTATatggcgctttcgcttataaaCCACGTGAATAAATTGAATTCAATTAATATTCTTAATATATTTCTCCGTCCTATCCGAACTATATATCTAGTTTTCTATATACGGGTAAATAGCTCGGAGTTTAACCGATCATGAAAAACCTTTATTTAATTATATAAAAAGAAATTATTCTTACCGAACTTCGAGAAATTTAATAAAGTTATTAATATTTATTATCGCTTATAACTTCGTACTTCCGCTAGTACTCAGGGCTTACAAGTTCAGTTAGACCCTCCAGCTTTATCTAATTAGGGCATGACCCCCATTTAAATAGTAAGACAATATATAAAAAAACAACTACAATACTATAAATATACCCTCAATAAGTCTCTAAATAAACACACTTGCGGGAGAGTAACCCCctcgcaggccgcacttcacGTAAgtcaaagaaaagacactaTAGGCTCGCAGGCCACATAATAAGTACCGGATTGGCATGATCAGAGGGCTAGAATTGCCAGCACGCGTGCAAAGCACAAATTTTTAAAGGAAATAAGTCGGTGATCCGTCTAAAATAGAATGTGAGAAGCAGACTGCTTTTTatacatgacccctgaaGCCCCCTAAATCCTTCGTGagctgtgacgaacccctgtacagaacctctgaaagggatacgggttgaaggtaacttctgacaattggttcggtgcagctaaacagtgcacaacaagatgtctcaatgtaaacacaagataccgtgaatacaatctgaaattgcatactgcggaactgtctatctacaccagccagttcctccgtatatatacACCTAATGCCAAGCCTGGATCATTCTGTTTCTCCCCGGATCATGACCGACTCTTAAGGATCATGAGCGATTCCCAGGAATCACTCATGATTTCTTCATGTCCCGGATGATCCACCTCTTATTGGTctatcctcctttctcttgattGGCTGCCGTGCCACCTCTTTCCTATTGGTTGTTCCTTTTGGGTGTCCACATCATATTCGTGACATGAGCCCACTTCCTCACTCATACCCTCAGGCCTGTAGCGGCACCCCAAGCCAGTATGTAATAGGTTTAAGTCACAGTTGTTCGTATCCAGcctattgtgattgagacaagccgTTTGTggtacactgtttagctgtaccaAACCAGCACTGTTCGAAGCGCCTTGGACttgtatccctttcagaaGTTCTCGATAGGGGTTCTTCACATATATAGTATATACCCTGTAAAAGAAACGCGGTATAACTTTATACCAAATATCCGGTATAGCGAATAATACTTTAGTTCTAATATATCCTATACGGATATATAAAATATTAGTAAGTAAATCGCTGTACGGCTATCAGCCGGTACGTAATGTaagtgaggaaggtgagttATAAATAGTTATAAGGACTATAGTTAAATGGAAATAGATTTTGGAGGAACTAAACAATTACTCTTTATAAAAGGTTTAGCACCCAGTTAAATTAAAAGGTTGCTTTTAAGTAATATAGTTTATATTTAACTACGCGGGTATTACCTCAAGTATATAAACTAAGAAAATAAAGACGACGGTATAACTTAGTAGGAAGAAGTAATATTAGCGTAGCGCCTAAGCCCCGACTACGCGCTATATTTACGAGAGAAAGTTAAGAGGTATTATTAATTAATAGCGGAGTTTAAAATAACGGTTACGTAACGAAGGCGTAATCGGAGGTAAGCTAGATGAAAATATCAAGGACGGAAAGTACGAAGAGGCCTAAAAATAGTGATAAAAGAATTCGCGTTAATAAATAACGTAGAATAAAAAACCCTTTTAAACGATATAACTGCTTCGGAAACGACTTTTGGCCTTTCGCCGGGGTCAGCAACCTTTAATGGACTactgtgacgaacccctgtacagaacctctgaaagggatactggttgaaggtaacttctgacaattggttcggtgcagctaaacagtgcacaacaagatgtctcaatgtagacacaagataccgtgaatacaatctgtgattgcatactgcggaactgtctatctacgccagccagttcctccgtatatatagaccttcCCAAATCGTgatcagtctgatcagtgcACTGATCGCACTGATCAGTCTTCCTGTGCTGTGATTGGCTCCCCTGGGTGCTTCCCCGCTTGGCCCCTGCTCCCGTGGTTCCACGACCAATCGTTATTCTTGTCCATATACCAGGTTTGTGACAACTACGAAAAGTATCGTCGGAAGTACCGGTATAAAGCGAAAATATAAAATAATAACCCGTACTTATTAGTAAAGTCGTTACTGTATAAAGGGGTGTTAAAAAAAGTAAACGCCTCTAGGTTATAGCGTACTAACAGGATATTTAAGCGGTAGTATTAGTAAATAAAAGTACAAAAACAAATTTAACCTCACCGCAATTTATATACTAAGCTAGAATACTatagaagaaaaaaagaatagATCGTAATACAAAAACTATTTCCGACGTAAAAAGTCAACAGAGAAAACTACCTTTGAGTATTGGAATCGAAGGAAAAATAACTTCAGTTATATTCGATATAAAAAATAAGGATCCTCGAAGAATGGAATCTTAAAGTAAGTATAGTATAAAAACTGTCACCTAAATACTGATTAAAAGAGTCGTAAAAAGCTACGACTAAGAGAATTTTAAATATATATAATTAACGATAGGAGATTAGGAGTATATATAGAGTAAAATATAGGAAAAGTGCCCTTTACGCTACTACCGTAAAAAGTCTAAAAAGTAATAGTATACTTTATTGATATAAACGGTAAGATCGAAGAAATGAAATTAATGACGTTAGTAGAGATATCGGAGGATAATAAGTACACTTAATATAATAATGTAAAgaaagataaaaaaaaagcgGTACCGGTGAAATATCGAAGATACTTAGCCTTTACGTTTACACATTTAGAGGGACTTCCAAAGTAACGACTGTAGAACTACGAAATTAAATTAAAAACAGAAGTTAAATGACAATTATTCAAAATCTATTATACTAACGATAAGTAAGGTAAGGCATTACGGAAATATTTGAACGAAAATATAAAGAGAAGATATTTTCAAGAGTCTTATAAGACTAATAAAATATCCTACATTTTTCGTACCGGAAAAGAATAATAACTTATGATTATATATAAATTACAGCTAAGTAAATAATAATAAAAAGTTACTAATTTACCATTATTAGTATCTAGGTTATAAAGCTAATGAGTAAAAATATGACACTTTATACACTTAAATATATTTACATACGGATTAAAGGAATAAGTAAAAAAAATAGCGTTTTATATACGCTATGGTTAGTTCTAATATCTCTTAATACTAATCGGACTAACTAATTGGCCCGTAATATTTTAATCTATCGTTAATTATATAATCCGGATTTACCTCGATAAAATAATAGTATATTACTTTAATACAATTTTATTTGCCTACGTATTTTAAAGGAATATAAATAATACGTACGAGAAATACTCGATACGTTACACGGAACCGGACTCTGAATTAATAAAAAAGAAAGCGAATTTCATGTATAAAAAATAGTATATTTAGGGTATTTAAGATTGTTAAATAAAGCTGATATAAAACCCTAAAAGGTTACGGTTATTAAAAACTAGCTTACGCCGTAGTTATAAACATATATTAGGGAATTTCTAAGGGTTATAAATTTTTATCGGATATCTATACGAAAATATATAAGTATTCGTACGGCTATTTCATTACTTAACCAAAAAACACGTAACGTTCTGGTAAGGGTAAGAAAAAAATGAACTTTTTAAGAACTAAAAGAAATTATTCTGAAAGACCAAGTATTTAAATCACCAAACCTTAATTAACCGTTTAAAGTTAAAATTAATATATTAATCTGAATAATCGATGGATAATTAAATTAGTAAAACGATAATAAAAGGTCATATGTATCAACTTTTTTACAAAGAATTAAAAGGGATATGTTAAAACTACCTAATCTATAATAAAGAATTATTTATTATTATCAAAGTGTTTAAAAAGCAATAGTTGTATCTTAATGATATTCATTATAAAATATTAATTTATGTAGATTACAAAATATTGATTTATATAGATTATAAAATCTTATAATATTTTATCCCTAGGAAAGTCCTTAATATATAGTAAACATAATAGTTAAAATTTCTTTTGGTTTAATTCTTAAACTAATTATAAAAAGGGTTCGGAAAATGCTATGATAAACGTATTTAACCGACGAACCGACTACTAAGAAGTTACTATTATTACCTTAAAAAACGCCAGAAAATATTTTTAAGTATTTACGTTAAACGTAAGTGAAATATTACATAGTATATCGTAAATAGGTTACTTTTAATAAATACTAAGGGATGCTAGGTAACGAACGATATTATAAAGTAAAATAAATAAGAAAAGTTAGAGCCGTAGGATATTGAAAATAAGTAGTTAAGGAAAACTATAGTTTAAAAATCGAATCTTCGTAAAACTAAGTAATAGGATAGAATTAATAATAGAGATTTATAGGTCGAAGTTCGAAAGATATATAAGTATCGTAAAAATTGTTAAAAGAATTAAGTAGTACTTTAACTAACTAAAGATTAAAGGTAATATTAAAAAGGCTATTTGATTATAACTTATTATATATATGAGAGAACAAAAATTATAAAGTATAAGTTTTGTAGATTTCTAAAATTACTATCATAGTAAAACGTTTATAGAGTTTAATTAAAATAGACCTATTATTAGACCACCGGAATCTAAAAATATAGTAATCGGGATTGATATAGTAGTATACTAACGGTAGTTAATATACTTTTTTAATCAATACATTTTTTACATGATAAAAAAATCTAGTTAGCAAAATAATTAGCGGGTATAGTACTATGGTATATTATAGTAATATATATATAGTTAAAAAAGTTGATTACGGATTGCGATATTAACTTCGCATCGAAATTTTAGAAAGTGTTAAAAACGAAACTAAAGGTGATAAAGTAAGCGTTTTCGGCCTATTACCTTTAAATAAATAGTCAAACGGAACCGCTTAACTAACTCGTAAAATAATATTAACGGAATTATATCAATTAGGAATAAAACGACCAAGTTAGGTTATCACTTACGGCAGAGTTACTCCATATATAATCGTTAAGGGAAATAACAAAAGTAATATTATCCTTTATAAATTTCGGATAAGAAGTAAACCTATGCTAGGGACCCGGTATAGAGGTACCTAGAGCTACGGGTAAGGTAAGTAAATTATATATACTTTATAATATATGTGGAAAGGAATTAAAGTTTATAATGGAAAGATTGTGAAAATATTATAATACTAAAGAGCTCGAGGAACCTTGCTTTAAAGAGGGAGATGTAGTATTCATTTCTACGCGTAATTTATCTATCAAAAAACTTAGTAAGAGGTTAAACTATCGGACAATAGGCCTATTTAAAATTTTTAAAAAATTATCGGAGACGGTATTCGAATTAAAGCTACCTAATATAATACATTTATActtaacgtacattatcagtgaGTCGTGCATATCAGTGAGTCGCGCACTCCCTAGCGCGACGCGTCCTCATTGCACTTTGCATCCAATTTTTCTACAATCCAATATGCCTTCTATtttaaaggaagcgagggtaatcttagcccctgaagctctccaaaaggacgaaaaattaagcctcagagccgcagctaTGCTCTATAAtataccaccatcaaccttccgcgaccgacgcgctggccggcctgcacgacgcgatactaCGCCCGGTAcaaagaagctcactcaatcagaagaggaggctattgtccaatacattattgagctatgtgcgcgagcttttccacccagatTGCGTGGTATGGAAGATATGaccaaccaactgctacgcgtacgcgatgCGCCCcctgtcggcaagctctgggtacATCGATTTGTTAAACGCCAACCAGAGCTCCGTAAGCGTtttacgcgtagatacgactaccagagggctaagtgcgaggatccaaaggtcattgccgagtggtttgcgctcgtacggaacactaaggctaagtacaGTATTGTAGatgtgtgacgaacccctatccagaacctctgaaagggatactggttaggggttcgtcacacgtTGCATACTCATTTCAACTCTGTCACGGATAAGTTGAAGGCGTCTTTTCACCACCATGGCCGGACCTGAGAACGTTCAGATGGGAGGCGTCCCGCCTAGCCCAGGCACCGAGGGACcttccaccagcaccagacCTATGCCCTCTACCGCAGAGCAGGTCATCAAGCGTCTTAAGGAACTCGAGGACGAGGCTCAGCAAACCCAGGATCAGATTTTCGCCATTTCGACTGCGTCTAAGTCGACCGTCAAGTTCCCGGCACCGGAGCGCtatggaggaggaaaggcAGAGCTTGGAGGATTCTTGATCCAGCTCAAGACCTATTTTCGTCAATACCCAGACCAGTTCACCAACGAAGAGTCGAAGGTGATCTTCGCGGCTACCCGACTCAAGGACAGGGCTCTCGCGTGGTTTGAGcccatcctcgacgactACTATGAGCAGGAGCCGGGGGACCAAGAGAAGATTACCGTGGAATGCTTCGAGAGCTATCGTGTCTTCGAGACTAAGCTCAAGGAGGTGTTTGGGGAGTACGATGAGGCAAGGCGCGCGCAGGGGAGGCTCGCAAGCCTGCGTCAGACGCGCTCAGCGGCTGACTACGCGGCTCAATTCAAGATCGACAGCCTGCGTAGCACCATCAACGATGAGGGATTGATGCAGCTCTTCTACAACGGCCTCAAGGAAGAGGTGAAGGATGAGTTGTACAAGGAGTCGAGGCCCGACACTATCGACAAGTACATCGCCATGGCCATACGGATCGACGATCAGCAGTTCCAGCGTCGTACGGAGAGGAGAGGCAACAATCGAGGTAACTACAGCAGTAAGGGACACTTTGGCAATAACCGTCCCAACGACAAGCGCAGACGGAAACATCCCAGCACCAGCTACTCCGGCACTACACACTCAGGACCGATGGACGTCGATGCTATTCAGCAACAGAGGTCGCAAGGCCGGGGCCAGGGCAGAGACAACCTCAAGTGTTTCAACTGCGGCAAGGCAGGACACTTCAAAAAGGACTGTAGGGCACCCAAGCGACTCGGATGGAAAAAGGAGATCgcgtcaaccaccacatcgAAGGGACcgagggttgtggaggtcGCAGCCATTGGGTACCAGCAAGACGAAGCGGTAAGCTTCGAGGAGGACTCCTACTGGCACGCCGAacaagaggaagcagagTTCCAGGAGCTGCGGGAAGCAGTGGAAAGGCTGAAGGCGGAGcacgaagaaggagatcTTCAGATACAGGCATTACTGGAGCAAGTGGCACGAGTCACTACAGAAATCGCCACGGAGGTCACTAAGGACGATAACCCCACGCAATGGGAGGGACCTACCCGGTGGACGATACCAGGGAAGCAATACGGCAAGCACAGGATCGCCGTCATACAAGCATGGCCTAAGAAGCTCGAGTATAAGAGCTGGGAAGAATACTGGAAGGATAAGAAGGTCGCCAGCATTGGGATCGCGAAGTTACCAGGAGATACACCCACACTCACGAGGTATATACCCTGTGAAGGAGATACGGCACAACTTCACCCCAGGTATCCGGAGCATCGGAGAGTACCTTGGTTCCAGTGTATTACGCACGGATGTGTGGAGCACCACCAAAGCAAGTCGCTACACGGCCACTGGCCGGTACGCAAGGTGGGCAAGGAAGGCAAGCCACAGCCAGTTAGGAAGACGATGGCAAGATGGGAAAAAGCCAATGAGGAGTTGGACGACTACCTGTTGTGGAAGACAGGAAAAGCAGCTCAACTGGAGAACGGGTTACAAGTAATCCAGTTCACGCCGAGGTGGGCAGCATGCTGCCTCGGGTACACAAACGAGAGGTACACGGTTGATAGCGAAGTCTTGGGGTTAGGGATGGCACTGCGGTGGTGCTCAACTCCAGACTGCGCGCTGCATTTACGGCAGAAGGTCAGGCAATACCACCAGGCCACCGAGCCTAAGGCATCGGCCAAGCAGCGAAGGTACTATCAAAGGTGTGCTCGACAAAATGCCAGGAAAGTAAGAGACGGAAGATGGGAGGAAGCTAGGCGGGTATGGTTGAAAGACTTCGTGTTGCTGGACAACCCGGGGCAGGAGGACGCTCTTGAACGACATAACCGCTTGGGAAACGACTCGCGGCCCTTCGCGCGGGCCGGCAACCTCTAACGGACCACGAACGACATTTTCGGAAGCATCGGCGTAAGACGAAGGTGTGGGACAACGACcccatgctcgtcagcgaGGTCGCTGCCGCACGAAGAGGAGGCAAGAAAGACAAACGCCTCTGGGTCACAGCGCACTGGAAGGATATCCAGGCGGTGGCACTGGTAGACGGAGGTGCGGAGACGAACTTAATTTCGCCACAGTTCGTGCACTAGGCCAAAATACcatggaagaaaaagaaggaatgGATCGTCACACAAGGACCATTTCCGACGCAAAAGGTCTACAGAGAAACACTACGTCTGGACATCACAGTCGAAGGAAAAACAACTTCAGTTATATTCGACATTGTGGATATGGGACCCTCGAAGGATATGATCCTAGGGCAACTGTGGCATGAAGACTACAACCCAGACATCGATTGGAGGGATGGTGGCCACTTACGACCAAGAGAACCTTGGAAGTATCCAGCCAACGATGGGAGATCAGGAGCACGCATGGAGCAGAGTGCGGGACAAGCACCCTCCACGgcaccaccgcaaggagccCAAGAAGTAATGGTGTACTCCATCGACACAGGCGGCAAGATCGAAGAAGTAGGGTTAACGACGTTGGTGGAGATATCGGAGGTCAACAAGTATGCCTATTACAATAACGTGGAGAAAGGCGAGAAAAAGGCGGTACCGGTGGAATATCGAGGACACCCAGCCTTCACGGCCAAGCATTTGGAGGGACTTCCAGAGCGAGGACCGTGGGACCACGAGATCAAGTTAAAAGAAGGAGCCAATCTACGGCTATTTAAGGTCTATCacaccaacgacaagcaGAGTGAGGAGCTACGGAAGTACTTGGACGAGAATTTGAAGAGAGGACATATCATGGAGTCCACATCGCCAGCAGGATACCCCGTATTCTTCGTGCCGAAGAAGGACGGTGGCTTGCGACTGTGTGTGGACTACCGCCAGCTGAATAACGAGACGGTGAAAAACAGCTACCCGCTACCGTTGATATCCAGGTTACGGAGTCAACTAGCTGGGGCGCGATACTTCACACGCTTGGATATGCCTGTCGGGTACGCCCATATACGgatcaaggaaggggatgaatggaaGACAGCGTTTCGCACACCCTATGGTCATTTCGAGTATCTCGTGATGCCATTCGGGTTGACCAATGCGCCCGCGACGTTCCAATCTCTCGTTGACCACACGATCCGGAAGTACCTCGACAAGACAGCAGTGTGCTATCTCGACGACGTTCTCATCTACTCACGCACTCTGGAGGAGCACAAGCGACA includes:
- a CDS encoding hypothetical protein (COG:S; EggNog:ENOG503P5F3), encoding MAGPENVQMGGVPPSPGTEGPSTSTRPMPSTAEQVIKRLKELEDEAQQTQDQIFAISTASKSTVKFPAPERYGGGKAELGGFLIQLKTYFRQYPDQFTNEESKVIFAATRLKEVFGEYDEARRAQGRLASLRQTRSAADYAAQFKIDSLRSTINDEGLMQLFYNGLKEEVKDELYKESRPDTIDKYIAMAIRIDDQQFQRRTERRGNNRGHFGNNRPNDKRRRKHPSTSYSGTTHSGPMDVDAIQQQRSQGRGQGRDNLKCFNCGKAGHFKKDCRAPKRLGWKKEIASTTTSKGPRVVEVAAIGYQQDEAVSFEEDSYWHAEQEEAEFQELREAVERLKAEHEEGDLQIQALLEQVARVTTEIATEVTKDDNPTQWEGPTRWTIPGKQYGKHRIAVIQAWPKKLEYKSWEEYWKDKKVASIGIAKLPGDTPTLTRYIPCEGDTAQLHPRYPEHRRVPWFQCITHGCVEHHQSKSLHGHWPVRKVGKEGKPQPVRKTMARWEKANEELDDYLLWKTGKAAQLENGLQVIQFTPRWAACCLGYTNERYTVDSEVLGLGMALRWCSTPDCALHLRQKVRQYHQATEPKASAKQRRYYQRCARQNARKVRDGRWEEARRVWLKDFVLLDNPGQEDALERHNRLGNDSRPFARAGNL